In the Haloterrigena turkmenica DSM 5511 genome, CGGCGGCCTCTTCGGACTGCCCGGCGATCACCCGGCCGGGACCGGGATGAAGCAGACGACCGAAGTGCTAGTCGAGAATCTCAACGCAGACGGTGGACTCCTCGGTGAAGAAGTCGAACTGGTCACTCGGGACACCGAGTTCGATCCGGCGACCGCTCGCGACGGCTACCGGGAACTGATTCTCGACGAGAGCGTCGACGTAACGACGGGAATCTACTCGACCGAGGTCGGAACGGCGATCTTCGACGAGGTACCCGAGTTCGAAACCATCCACCTAACCGGTGGCTCCGCGCCGGATCGTCCGATGGAGAACTACGACGACTACAAGTACTGGTTCCGCGGCATTCACGGGGGGTACCTGGGTCGGGCGACGGCGAACTACGCCGCGTCACATTTCGAGGATCTGGGTATTACGGAGGTCGGCATCGCGGCCGAGGACGTCGACGGATTCGATCCGGTCCTCGAGGAATTCGCTGCCGGCCTTCCGAGTTCCGTCAACGTCCACTTCGAAGAGCGGTTCTCGTCGGACACGAGCGATTTCAGTCCGATCCTCGACCAGGGCGAACAGAACGACATCCAGATGATGGTCGGGTTCGTCTCCCAGGGCGGCTCCGCCCTCATGAGTCAGTGGGCCCAGCGCCAGCCGAACTACATGTTCGGCGGCGGGGACGTCTTCTCCTCGAATCCGGACCGGTGGGAGAACACGAGCGGCGAGGTCGAATACGTCTGGTCGTACATCGGCGGTGCCGCTCCGGGGCTCGAGGTCACTGAGACGACCAGCCAGCTCATCGAAGACCACAGATCGATGTTCGACGGGGCGGCCCCGCCTCACGCCCAGTCGTACACGCAGTACGACGCGATTCTGACGTGGGCCGAAGCGGTGAAGGAGGCGGAGACGACGGACATTGACGAGGTCGTTTCGACCATCGAAGAGATGACGCTCGAGGGATCGACCGGCACGCTCGACTGGTACGGCGAGGACGGTGAACTCCCGCACACGCCTCAGTTCGGCGAGGAATACGTCCATCCGCCAGTCATGCAGTGGCAGGAAGTCGATGGCGAGGGTCGGCAGATCGGGCTCTACC is a window encoding:
- a CDS encoding ABC transporter substrate-binding protein, with translation MAATAGCLGGGGGSSDGITIGGLFGLPGDHPAGTGMKQTTEVLVENLNADGGLLGEEVELVTRDTEFDPATARDGYRELILDESVDVTTGIYSTEVGTAIFDEVPEFETIHLTGGSAPDRPMENYDDYKYWFRGIHGGYLGRATANYAASHFEDLGITEVGIAAEDVDGFDPVLEEFAAGLPSSVNVHFEERFSSDTSDFSPILDQGEQNDIQMMVGFVSQGGSALMSQWAQRQPNYMFGGGDVFSSNPDRWENTSGEVEYVWSYIGGAAPGLEVTETTSQLIEDHRSMFDGAAPPHAQSYTQYDAILTWAEAVKEAETTDIDEVVSTIEEMTLEGSTGTLDWYGEDGELPHTPQFGEEYVHPPVMQWQEVDGEGRQIGLYPDTVRSGELQIPPWVSL